The Triticum aestivum cultivar Chinese Spring chromosome 4B, IWGSC CS RefSeq v2.1, whole genome shotgun sequence sequence CATGATACCTTCTGACTTTTAGCAGACACAAGCTGCTCATCCTGGAGTTGAGTCTCCAGTTCTCGCACTTTTTTCTCAGATGTTACAAGGCTTTCACGAGAGTCTTCCTGCATGAGAATGCAGCAGTTGAAGTACAGCAACGGAATGACATTACTTAAGATGAATAACTGCAACCAAAATAATTGTGCATACCAGCTTGGACCTTAATGTTTCCACGAGCAAACGGGTGTCTTTTTCCGATTCCTGAAAAATAATAAAACTCTATTTTTAGTATATGATATCACGAACATGAATTAGTCACCTGACCTTTGACTAGAATTGGAAGAGGATTAAACCTGAAGCTTGATGATAAACTCTTTCTGTTCCTTTTGTTGTTTAAGGTAAGCCTCTGTCTGTCTCTTCATTTCGTCTTGAGCCTCTGCTTGTACTTTATGCAGTGCAGATTTAAGGTCTTCTGCAGCCTTATCACGCTCCTCTATTCTTAAGTTTCTCTCCTCACTTAGCTGTTCCTCAAGCTCGCATATATTTGCCTTCTGGCTGAAAACATTTCAACTTTATATAAGTGGTGCTAGTACCGGAGTTAATACATGGAAAAAACTATTTAATTTATTTTCATAAGGTTAACCTTCCATCCCTGGAGCAAAAAAAGTGCAGTATGAAAACTTAGACTTGGCCTGTTCGGAACGCATTTCACAGCTTATTTGTAGGGAATATAGCAATTCCTCTAGAATTCCTATCAAAATCATGATTCCGACCCAGGAATTTTTCACAGATTATGGAATCCATGCACCCTTAGATATAGAAAGTTACGAGCAAAATCCTCTGTATTGTCAGAGTGGTAATGAAAATCCAACAGCTACGAAGCTTACCTTTGaattatctcatcagcatcagcaCGTGATTGCTTTGATGCACTAAGCCTCTCATCCAGATCTTTTATGGAATTCTGTAACTCTGTATTTAATGTACTAAGAGTATCTAGTTGTTTCTGTTTCCCCTCTAGTGCTAGCTGAAGAGATTTAGTTTGCTCGAGATAAGAACTTGATGTAGTTTCTTTGAACTCCTTCAGTTCCTGCATTATCAGATTTGCACCAAAAAATTGGTTACAGGGAAGGGCGGTCATGAGTATAATTTCATAATCATATAGTTGCTGAAAACAGATGGACAATTTTAATCGAAAAGGGAACAAAATGTTTGCATTTGAAATCAGAATACATACTAGTGTATTACATCAACAAGgcaataaatataaaaaacaacttGGCAACACCAACAATCTTTCTTGCACTAGAATATGCAAGAGCATTATTGGCTTATTACGTTGActgaagaaaaaatagaaataacCCTGTGATATGCAGTACACTCATATATCTTCTAAAATCATAAGCAAGTAACTATTTGTGTTTGTACCTTTTCATGCTGCTCTTCAGCTGTTTTGCTTGCAGTTCTCAATGTCTCAATTGTCACAACATGTGCCTCGAGTTGTTCCCTGAGCTCCTGCATGGATTTTAGCTTAATAAGATAATAGAGATACAAGGGCGATTAACTATTGTCATCTTGAAGGAGCCAACTTACTGCATTAGATTTTTCTAGTCTTCGAACATCATCTAGTGAAACAGGACCATCAGATGAACCAATGCCCAGACCCTTTAGCCTCTTGCTTTCAGAACCCATCTCCCCTTTAGGATCAAATATATAAATGGACAGACGTATCTCAGAACATGCGGTGTAGTTGCAAAATGTGATGAGCAAATCATAAGACAACATATTCACACTCTTACCTGATTTTCTTTTAAGTATGGTAGTACCATTCCCTACGCAGCTGACTGCATTAACTTCCCGATAGACAAATGCATAGGAGGCATCTGTAAAATCAACATACAAGTTAAGTGGGCACCGACAGGTAAATCACTTATATAAAATTAAAAGAGTTAGCGTTCATGCAAGCAAGAAGCATGACAGTGGCAACATAATAAAGTGCACAGAAGTAAATAAGGAGGGAACGGGCACAAAATGTGAGGAAACACTAAAACTGCTTATAGAGAACAGCAAGCCAGTAGCACAGACCAGGTACAGACCAATGGATAACATACCCAAAAAACCAACAAGGATCGGACTAGTAAAGGCAGAATAAGCAGAGCATTTTACCGTGATGAGGAGGTGTGGTAAATGATATGATGTCCCCATGATTAAGCTTGGTCGGAGGTGAACGTTTCATAAACTTATTCCAGTTGACGTATGTGCCATTCGTGCTGCACAGCTACAGCAAGTTAATTCAAGAAAAGGAATTATTATGGTTAGATAGAACAAGATCCAGAAGGAAAAGAAACCTCGAGTCCTTGAGGTAAACAGGCACAGGCTCATCGCGCTGCAGCTCCCCTATCACAGTGTCCTTATATATCTTGCAATGATTCCCGCTGACTGACACAGCAGAAATCCTGAAGCGAGGGTTCTCGACCGTGCGGCCTAGAATGTGCTCGTCAGCACTCAAAAGAATGTTCATCCCCTTCAGTATGGAGAAAAATAAAAGATTCCAATCAGCAAATGCATGCCTCCTTATTACAATGGTGGTATGCATAACACAAGTAAAGGCCACCATGCCTCAACTCTCAACCATTGACTAATCAACAACATATTGATGCGTTTCTGCCAAGAAAGTTCCTTGAAGGTCACATAGTTATATACTCCGTGAAAATGAAGTGTGAAATCTTGTTTTGCACTGACAGTTAGACCAAGCTGGCTGTTCGCCACACAAACAGCTTACAAGCAGAACCAAAGCTGCTAGGCCATTGTACTGGTATCAACAATTAAGCAGATAACTTTATCAGGGCCAGAGATGCCAGGTAAAGAGTACAAATGTACAATGCTTGTCTCTGTCTATTATCCATAAAACAGATTAATGAGCAATGCAGACAGGAAGATGACACATTGACTGGAATGCCGAGTACCCCACCAAGAAAAAAGACGAAAGATTGGGTTTTAGGTCTAGGGTTTAAGAAGGGGAGGGAGTGGACCTCGGAGCGGAGGCGGGCCTTCTTGGAGATGGCGGTGAGGACGGCCCAGACGCCGGGCTCCGGGTTCTGCACGGGCTGGTCGGCGAACTTGCGCGCGACGGCGCGCATCTCGTCGGCGCCCACCGGCGAGGGCTTGGGCGGGGTCGGCGCGGAGCAGGAGACGGGCGACTCGGCCTTGGAAGCCATCTTGGGCGTCACCAGCATATCAGGCGCGCGCGTGGGGGCGCGGCCGGTCGGCGGCGGAAGGGCGGGGCGGGTTGGcggggagggaggggcgggggagTGGGGAGCGCGGCGGCGCGAGTGGGGTGGTGGCAGTTGGTGGGCGCGGGGCCGGCGGTGGAACCCCTCGGCGTGGGGGCCGCGTGGCGTGGTCTTGGGCTGTTGGGGTGCCTCGGAGAGGGGTGAGGGAGGGGGCGCAGAAGGTTAAGATTTGCGCGGGTGAAGATTAAGATTAGTTGAGAGGATTTGCGGGAAGATGATGGTGACTGTCAACCTGTGTTGTGTTTGAGAAGGAACCAAACTGATTGGGGATGGTTAAGACACACGGCGCGTTTGGCAAC is a genomic window containing:
- the LOC123093560 gene encoding myosin-14 isoform X1, whose protein sequence is MLVTPKMASKAESPVSCSAPTPPKPSPVGADEMRAVARKFADQPVQNPEPGVWAVLTAISKKARLRSEGMNILLSADEHILGRTVENPRFRISAVSVSGNHCKIYKDTVIGELQRDEPVPVYLKDSSTNGTYVNWNKFMKRSPPTKLNHGDIISFTTPPHHDASYAFVYREVNAVSCVGNGTTILKRKSGEMGSESKRLKGLGIGSSDGPVSLDDVRRLEKSNAELREQLEAHVVTIETLRTASKTAEEQHEKELKEFKETTSSSYLEQTKSLQLALEGKQKQLDTLSTLNTELQNSIKDLDERLSASKQSRADADEIIQSQKANICELEEQLSEERNLRIEERDKAAEDLKSALHKVQAEAQDEMKRQTEAYLKQQKEQKEFIIKLQESEKDTRLLVETLRSKLEDSRESLVTSEKKVRELETQLQDEQLVSAKSQKKSDNLETELRKLKKELENEKQAAREEAWAKVSSLELEVAATMRDLSIEKRRYQGARERVILRETQLRAFYSTTEEISSLFAKQQEQLKAMQRTLEDEENYESTLLGLDLNEVPVANVNTDNARVKPADYANDTLEASGASAENTQASEHSSTDEDADMTEQQDGGTRIEGGTQDLECTSPDRTVEKIGSDSHGDHTATAPEQETEQVLETESQIGNVGCNDHNSINSVMGGETLQLEDEMQAQQETEESNLIPKDGGLPLVNEEQQPLTLKDGIGQCSEGKREGDCSASKPDDTQDGTIRTADLLASEVAGSWAVETGPSVNGENESPCCSEDVGGDPSEGHDDDAGERTAADALTSLVNSDGHSAGSQTNADGRRAINHMIGLLDPEKKLPGNFVEDSESDAETRDGSEAGDADIDSEAMVEDSVG
- the LOC123093560 gene encoding myosin-2 heavy chain, non muscle isoform X2, with the translated sequence MLVTPKMASKAESPVSCSAPTPPKPSPVGADEMRAVARKFADQPVQNPEPGVWAVLTAISKKARLRSEGMNILLSADEHILGRTVENPRFRISAVSVSGNHCKIYKDTVIGELQRDEPVPVYLKDSSTNGTYVNWNKFMKRSPPTKLNHGDIISFTTPPHHDASYAFVYREVNAVSCVGNGTTILKRKSGEMGSESKRLKGLGIGSSDGPVSLDDVRRLEKSNAELREQLEAHVVTIETLRTASKTAEEQHEKELKEFKETTSSSYLEQTKSLQLALEGKQKQLDTLSTLNTELQNSIKDLDERLSASKQSRADADEIIQSQKANICELEEQLSEERNLRIEERDKAAEDLKSALHKVQAEAQDEMKRQTEAYLKQQKEQKEFIIKLQESEKDTRLLVETLRSKLEDSRESLVTSEKKVRELETQLQDEQLVSAKSQKKSDNLETELRKLKKELENEKAAREEAWAKVSSLELEVAATMRDLSIEKRRYQGARERVILRETQLRAFYSTTEEISSLFAKQQEQLKAMQRTLEDEENYESTLLGLDLNEVPVANVNTDNARVKPADYANDTLEASGASAENTQASEHSSTDEDADMTEQQDGGTRIEGGTQDLECTSPDRTVEKIGSDSHGDHTATAPEQETEQVLETESQIGNVGCNDHNSINSVMGGETLQLEDEMQAQQETEESNLIPKDGGLPLVNEEQQPLTLKDGIGQCSEGKREGDCSASKPDDTQDGTIRTADLLASEVAGSWAVETGPSVNGENESPCCSEDVGGDPSEGHDDDAGERTAADALTSLVNSDGHSAGSQTNADGRRAINHMIGLLDPEKKLPGNFVEDSESDAETRDGSEAGDADIDSEAMVEDSVG